In Streptomyces sp. NBC_01717, one DNA window encodes the following:
- a CDS encoding DUF397 domain-containing protein codes for MAESTTTQQPFAGWDKPDLDLSNADWQSGTQGAGDVQIAFVEGFIAMRNAGKPGSPSLIFTPAEWRAFVVNARDGEFDLT; via the coding sequence GTGGCGGAGAGCACCACCACCCAGCAGCCCTTTGCCGGCTGGGACAAGCCGGACCTCGACCTCAGCAACGCCGACTGGCAGTCGGGCACACAGGGGGCCGGGGATGTCCAGATCGCCTTCGTCGAGGGATTCATCGCGATGCGCAACGCCGGTAAGCCCGGCAGTCCTTCGCTGATCTTCACCCCGGCCGAGTGGCGGGCCTTCGTGGTGAACGCCCGCGACGGCGAGTTCGACCTCACCTGA
- a CDS encoding pyridoxine 5'-phosphate oxidase C-terminal domain-containing protein, translating into MGRGGRAEALLGRQSSPLTDLAVRDAAVRQSLAWVEREPDRVPPGWALHSVQPQTVEFWQGDKQRNHTRLNHRATDSGWAHELLWP; encoded by the coding sequence GTGGGGCGGGGGGGCAGGGCGGAGGCACTGCTCGGGCGGCAGAGCAGCCCGCTGACGGATCTCGCGGTGCGTGACGCGGCGGTACGTCAGTCGCTCGCCTGGGTGGAGCGGGAGCCGGATCGCGTACCGCCGGGATGGGCGCTGCACTCGGTGCAGCCACAGACCGTGGAGTTCTGGCAGGGCGACAAACAGCGCAACCACACCCGGCTCAACCACCGTGCCACGGATTCCGGTTGGGCGCACGAACTGTTGTGGCCCTGA